The Vibrio kanaloae genome has a window encoding:
- a CDS encoding M15 family metallopeptidase, producing MTPEQLTGQSDSHLEPNLIGTKTFLVHRKVKDDLNNLIEAAQLAGFKMEIASGFRDYERQSLIWNRKFSGEAPILDSESQPLDASTLTEHQKLSAILRWSALPGASRHHWGCDFDVFARNHLPEDIQLQLEPWEYLTGHQQAFYQWLSVHAAQFGFFFPYSKDLGGVAIEPWHISHREVSESCLSQLSPTLLGKQLQSKPILGYRIIMEQLDEIYARFVANISH from the coding sequence ATGACACCAGAGCAGCTTACCGGACAATCAGATTCTCATCTGGAACCCAACCTGATTGGCACCAAGACCTTCTTGGTCCACCGTAAGGTTAAGGATGATCTGAACAATTTGATTGAAGCTGCTCAGCTCGCTGGTTTTAAAATGGAGATTGCCAGTGGCTTTCGCGACTATGAAAGGCAATCTCTGATTTGGAACCGTAAGTTTTCTGGCGAAGCTCCGATATTAGATTCAGAAAGCCAACCTCTTGATGCTTCAACACTGACTGAACATCAAAAACTATCGGCTATCCTGAGGTGGTCTGCACTTCCCGGTGCGAGTCGTCATCATTGGGGTTGTGACTTCGATGTCTTTGCTCGCAACCACTTACCTGAAGACATACAGCTGCAATTAGAACCATGGGAATACCTTACTGGCCACCAGCAAGCGTTTTACCAATGGTTATCTGTTCATGCTGCGCAATTTGGGTTCTTCTTTCCTTACAGTAAAGACCTGGGTGGTGTGGCGATAGAGCCTTGGCATATTAGCCACCGTGAGGTTTCGGAGTCGTGTTTATCACAGTTATCTCCCACTTTACTTGGCAAGCAACTCCAATCTAAGCCAATATTAGGGTATAGGATTATTATGGAGCAGCTAGACGAGATCTACGCGCGCTTCGTAGCGAACATCAGCCATTAG
- a CDS encoding DUF2956 domain-containing protein produces the protein MKKKTNTPSVESQQEAMKIAKATQKPAQTKEQTKLIAQGIEKGIALYKKQQKERSRQADKAKKRVQKEKQTQQANQNQEDTIETSVETTSNLGSKLPWLLLIASWIGFAIYLMK, from the coding sequence ATGAAAAAGAAGACTAATACGCCGTCTGTTGAATCTCAACAAGAGGCCATGAAGATAGCCAAAGCGACTCAAAAGCCAGCTCAAACTAAAGAACAAACTAAGCTGATCGCTCAAGGAATCGAAAAAGGCATCGCACTCTATAAAAAACAACAAAAAGAGCGCAGCCGCCAAGCTGATAAAGCCAAGAAACGCGTACAGAAAGAGAAACAGACTCAACAAGCGAACCAAAACCAAGAAGACACGATCGAAACAAGTGTTGAAACGACATCAAATCTCGGCAGCAAATTACCGTGGCTACTACTGATCGCTAGCTGGATAGGCTTCGCGATTTATTTGATGAAATAA
- a CDS encoding DUF2919 domain-containing protein translates to MRYSIEQYDKNGFLKAPILLWLGWLFLAKALVVFIVAGASRESGTDILEIIYPDHQMFYIGIALSIPSLLLMWLFGLRTPDRRRLNKVVSWGRWVTIMAILAQGSHTIYLIYLDNGWFRWSNGITLLLLLWLALYLTNSHTARDCFKAVEHED, encoded by the coding sequence GTGCGGTACTCCATAGAACAATACGATAAGAACGGTTTTTTGAAAGCCCCAATCTTATTATGGTTGGGGTGGTTATTTCTGGCGAAAGCTTTGGTCGTTTTCATCGTTGCCGGCGCAAGCCGAGAGTCGGGCACTGATATCCTCGAGATCATCTACCCAGATCACCAAATGTTTTATATTGGGATTGCTTTGAGTATTCCTAGCTTGTTACTCATGTGGTTATTTGGACTACGAACTCCTGATAGAAGGCGCCTCAACAAAGTTGTGTCGTGGGGGCGCTGGGTCACTATAATGGCCATCTTGGCACAAGGTTCCCACACGATTTATTTAATCTATTTGGACAACGGATGGTTTCGTTGGTCGAATGGTATCACGTTGTTGTTGCTCTTGTGGTTAGCGCTTTATCTAACCAATAGTCATACTGCTAGAGATTGCTTTAAAGCGGTCGAGCACGAAGACTGA
- a CDS encoding flagellin has protein sequence MAITVNTNVSALVAQRNLSNANNMLNQSLERLASGSRINSAKDDAAGLQISNRLEAQMSGIDVAVRNANDGISIMQTAEGAMNETTNIMQRMRDLSLQASNGSNSQSERTAIQEEITALNDELNRIAETTSFGGKKLLNGSFGSSSFQIGGSSGEAVQIGLKSMRTDDINMGGFSYVANGMANDSWEVKSNQNDMTMSFTDRFGQPQEITINAKTGDDIEELATYINGQTDLVSASVNDEGQLQIYMSGEDTAGTISFSGSLASELSMSAGYYESVDDINVTDVGGAQRAVSILDTAMKYVDSHRSELGAMQNRFDHAINNLENVHENLATSNSRIKDTDYAKETTQMLKQQILQQVSTTILAQAKQAPNLALTLLG, from the coding sequence ATGGCTATAACTGTTAATACAAATGTCTCAGCGCTGGTGGCCCAGAGAAACCTCTCTAATGCCAACAACATGCTGAACCAATCTTTGGAGCGCTTAGCTTCAGGGAGCCGTATTAATAGCGCAAAAGACGATGCGGCCGGCTTACAAATCTCGAATCGATTGGAAGCGCAGATGAGCGGTATTGATGTCGCGGTTCGAAACGCTAACGACGGAATCTCCATTATGCAGACCGCAGAAGGGGCGATGAATGAAACCACCAATATCATGCAACGCATGCGAGATTTGTCATTACAAGCGAGTAACGGCTCGAATAGCCAATCGGAAAGAACGGCGATTCAAGAAGAAATTACTGCCTTAAACGATGAGCTGAATCGTATCGCAGAGACCACTTCATTTGGTGGTAAAAAACTCCTTAACGGTAGCTTTGGTAGTTCTTCGTTTCAGATTGGTGGCAGTTCTGGTGAAGCAGTGCAAATTGGCCTGAAAAGCATGCGTACGGATGACATCAACATGGGCGGTTTTAGTTATGTCGCCAATGGCATGGCCAATGACTCGTGGGAAGTGAAATCTAATCAGAATGATATGACGATGTCGTTTACCGATCGTTTTGGTCAGCCTCAGGAGATCACCATTAACGCGAAAACGGGCGATGATATCGAGGAGTTGGCGACCTATATCAATGGTCAAACGGATCTGGTCTCGGCTTCCGTCAATGATGAAGGGCAGCTTCAGATCTATATGTCTGGTGAAGATACCGCAGGCACGATTTCTTTTTCCGGTTCGCTCGCAAGTGAGCTTTCGATGTCGGCGGGTTATTATGAATCAGTCGATGACATCAATGTAACAGATGTGGGTGGTGCTCAACGCGCTGTTTCTATCTTAGATACAGCAATGAAGTATGTCGACAGTCATCGCTCCGAACTCGGCGCAATGCAAAACCGCTTTGATCATGCCATTAATAACCTTGAAAATGTCCATGAGAATTTGGCGACATCAAACAGTCGAATTAAAGATACCGACTACGCTAAAGAAACCACTCAAATGCTTAAACAACAAATACTGCAGCAAGTCAGTACCACTATTTTGGCACAAGCAAAGCAGGCGCCGAACCTTGCTTTAACGTTATTGGGTTAA
- a CDS encoding Dyp-type peroxidase, which translates to MLNISNEQSQIQSAILPESGPFALYVQLKVNANAANVLAEIQKLPTLIDELNQTQPDAYLTASIAFSKAFWEQFEQAAPSDLIDFPALGEGDITAPSTLSDVLIHCHSNRHDLHFFILRKLLSEVAADVEVVDETYGYRFLDSRDMTDFVDGTENPKDAQRAEVAIVPEGVFAGGSYVMVQRFVHNLPAWNRLNVSAQEKVIGRTKPDSIELDDVPAASHVGRVDIKEEGKGLKIVRHSLPYGTATGDHGLLFIAYCNIRHNFDAMLESMYGATDGKTDQLLRFTKAVTGAYYFAPSADMLSALTIK; encoded by the coding sequence ATGCTTAACATCTCAAATGAGCAGTCTCAAATTCAAAGTGCTATTTTGCCAGAATCTGGGCCTTTCGCTCTTTACGTTCAATTAAAAGTGAATGCTAACGCTGCGAATGTATTAGCAGAAATTCAAAAGCTTCCAACTTTAATTGACGAGCTAAACCAAACTCAACCCGATGCGTACTTAACAGCATCAATTGCGTTCTCAAAGGCTTTTTGGGAGCAGTTTGAGCAAGCAGCGCCTTCTGACTTAATTGATTTTCCTGCGCTTGGTGAGGGGGATATCACGGCTCCGAGCACATTGTCTGATGTTCTGATTCACTGTCATTCAAACCGACATGATCTGCATTTCTTCATCCTACGTAAATTGTTATCTGAAGTGGCAGCGGACGTGGAAGTTGTGGATGAAACTTACGGTTACCGCTTCCTTGATTCTCGTGACATGACTGATTTCGTGGATGGCACTGAAAACCCGAAAGATGCACAACGAGCTGAAGTCGCGATTGTTCCTGAGGGTGTATTTGCTGGTGGTAGTTATGTGATGGTGCAGCGTTTTGTGCACAACCTGCCAGCTTGGAATCGATTGAATGTATCGGCACAAGAGAAAGTGATTGGTCGTACTAAGCCAGATTCAATAGAGTTAGATGATGTTCCAGCTGCATCTCACGTTGGTCGTGTGGATATCAAAGAAGAAGGCAAAGGCCTTAAAATTGTTCGTCATAGCCTGCCTTACGGCACAGCAACGGGCGACCACGGTTTACTGTTTATTGCTTACTGTAATATCCGTCATAATTTTGATGCGATGCTGGAGAGCATGTACGGCGCGACAGATGGTAAAACAGACCAACTACTTCGCTTTACTAAAGCAGTGACAGGCGCTTACTATTTTGCTCCTTCAGCAGACATGTTGAGTGCATTAACGATTAAGTAA
- the rimK gene encoding 30S ribosomal protein S6--L-glutamate ligase: MKIAILSRNSKLYSTTRLVEAGVERGHEVDVIDTLHCYMDITSSRPTVRYKGNELPLYDAVIPRIGSSITFYGTAVARQFEMMGTFNVNESVAISRSRDKLRSLQLLSRKGIGLPRTGFASKPDNIKDLIKNVGGAPLVIKLLEGTQGIGVVLADTSKAAESIIEAFMGLQANILVQEYIKESGGADIRCLVIGGRVVAAMKRQAADGEFRSNLHRGGSAEIIRLTKEERETAVSAAKIMGLNFCGVDLLRANSGPMVMEVNSSPGLEGIEMATNLDIAGKVYDFIEKNAKLHANKTRGKG, translated from the coding sequence ATGAAAATCGCCATCTTATCGAGAAATTCAAAATTATACTCAACCACTCGCTTAGTGGAGGCAGGGGTTGAACGAGGACATGAAGTTGATGTGATTGATACGCTGCATTGTTATATGGATATTACGAGTAGTCGACCTACGGTTCGTTATAAAGGCAATGAGCTCCCTCTTTACGACGCTGTGATACCACGTATTGGTTCCTCTATTACTTTTTACGGTACGGCAGTAGCGAGACAATTCGAAATGATGGGAACTTTTAACGTCAATGAGTCTGTAGCGATTAGCCGATCCCGAGATAAGCTACGTTCTTTGCAGCTTCTTTCTCGCAAAGGTATTGGTCTACCGAGAACAGGCTTCGCAAGTAAACCGGACAACATTAAAGATTTAATCAAGAATGTAGGGGGAGCTCCTCTCGTTATTAAGTTGTTAGAAGGTACGCAAGGTATTGGTGTGGTTTTGGCTGACACTTCGAAAGCTGCAGAGAGCATCATTGAAGCTTTCATGGGGCTTCAAGCGAACATATTGGTTCAAGAATACATAAAAGAATCAGGGGGAGCAGACATTCGTTGCCTTGTTATTGGAGGTCGAGTTGTTGCGGCTATGAAGCGACAAGCGGCAGATGGAGAGTTCCGTTCTAACTTACATCGTGGAGGTTCAGCTGAAATTATTCGTTTAACTAAAGAAGAAAGAGAAACCGCCGTAAGTGCTGCAAAAATCATGGGATTAAACTTCTGTGGGGTAGATTTACTTCGAGCTAACAGTGGGCCAATGGTGATGGAAGTGAACTCCTCCCCAGGCCTTGAAGGTATAGAGATGGCTACTAACTTAGATATTGCTGGTAAGGTTTATGATTTTATTGAAAAAAATGCAAAGTTACACGCAAATAAAACGCGCGGTAAGGGTTAA
- the dapE gene encoding succinyl-diaminopimelate desuccinylase encodes MTDSPTLALAKDLISRQSVTPEDAGCQDLMIERLKALGFEIEVMVFEDTTNFWARRGTEAPLFAFAGHTDVVPAGPIEQWSTKPFEPTIVDGFLHGRGAADMKGSLASMIVAVEQFIAKHPDHTGSIGFLITSDEEGPFINGTVRVVEALMARGEKIDMCIVGEPSSTEYVGDVVKNGRRGSITGDLTIKGTQGHVAYPHLANNPVHSSLLAINELATTEWDQGNDYFPPTSFQIPNVSAGTGASNVIPGEFNVQFNLRFSTELSNDIIVERITTTLDKYDFEYDLKWTFNGDPFLTDAGSLLDAIVDAVGHVNDVKPALLTTGGTSDGRFIARMSGQVVELGPVNATIHKVNECVKVADLEKLTDMYERTLVNLFAK; translated from the coding sequence ATGACAGATAGCCCAACTTTGGCTCTGGCAAAAGACCTCATTAGCCGTCAATCGGTAACCCCTGAAGACGCAGGCTGCCAAGACTTAATGATTGAACGCTTAAAAGCGCTCGGTTTTGAAATCGAAGTGATGGTATTTGAAGATACGACGAACTTTTGGGCACGCCGTGGCACAGAAGCGCCTCTGTTTGCCTTTGCTGGCCACACTGATGTGGTTCCTGCTGGCCCAATTGAACAGTGGAGCACTAAGCCATTCGAACCGACTATCGTCGACGGTTTCCTTCACGGCCGTGGCGCAGCAGACATGAAAGGTTCTCTGGCTTCAATGATCGTTGCCGTAGAACAATTCATAGCTAAGCACCCAGATCACACAGGCTCAATCGGGTTCCTGATCACTTCAGATGAAGAAGGTCCGTTCATCAACGGTACGGTACGAGTTGTTGAAGCGCTGATGGCGCGTGGTGAGAAAATCGACATGTGTATTGTGGGTGAACCATCGAGCACAGAGTATGTGGGTGATGTTGTGAAGAACGGCCGCCGTGGCTCTATTACAGGCGACCTAACGATTAAAGGGACACAAGGGCATGTTGCCTACCCTCACCTAGCAAACAACCCAGTACACAGCTCTTTGCTTGCTATCAATGAGCTGGCAACAACTGAGTGGGACCAAGGTAACGATTACTTCCCGCCAACCAGTTTCCAAATTCCAAATGTAAGTGCAGGTACTGGCGCGTCAAACGTGATCCCTGGTGAGTTTAATGTTCAGTTTAACCTGCGTTTTAGTACCGAGTTAAGCAACGACATCATCGTTGAACGAATCACAACAACACTCGACAAGTATGATTTCGAATACGACCTTAAGTGGACATTCAATGGCGACCCGTTCTTAACAGACGCAGGTTCACTGCTTGATGCTATTGTCGATGCAGTAGGTCACGTCAATGATGTGAAACCAGCTCTTCTAACGACTGGTGGTACATCTGATGGTCGCTTTATTGCGCGCATGAGCGGACAAGTGGTAGAGCTAGGGCCAGTGAATGCAACGATTCACAAGGTTAATGAATGTGTGAAAGTGGCTGATTTAGAGAAACTAACCGACATGTACGAAAGAACATTAGTGAACCTGTTCGCTAAATAG
- a CDS encoding ArsC family reductase, producing MTITMFGIPNCDTIKKAKKWLEAEGIEFEFHDYRKQGITEELVTNFCSELGCELVLNKRGTTYRQLSQEQKDTLTEEKAVTLLVEQPAMIKRPILKVDGKLHIGFKADQYAAIFA from the coding sequence ATGACTATCACTATGTTTGGTATCCCAAATTGCGACACCATCAAAAAAGCAAAGAAATGGCTTGAAGCTGAAGGTATCGAGTTCGAATTTCACGATTATCGCAAACAAGGCATCACCGAAGAGTTAGTAACAAACTTCTGTTCAGAGCTTGGTTGTGAGCTTGTGCTAAACAAACGTGGTACGACTTATCGCCAACTTTCTCAAGAGCAAAAAGACACATTAACGGAAGAAAAAGCCGTCACTCTGCTTGTTGAACAACCAGCAATGATTAAGCGCCCGATCTTAAAAGTCGATGGCAAGCTTCATATTGGCTTCAAAGCTGACCAATACGCTGCTATTTTTGCGTAA
- a CDS encoding universal stress protein, translating to MGSTNLLTKVCAKPSRRVLLKAIHFAHASTQSLNIYAEDYRRSEEHTFLEYLITPKESGARYNDFFMQWCRSILETIEEIHSELELPMIEVNFNLLAGNSWEHELTKEHQNNTGFFLIDYSKGIVALQLLRELSRQGRDILLLTDIKWPQPLKVASAIDPLHRSDKNAEIDKEIIVRSLELSKRLKANMSLVYCQYVAPYLYRYSKDILKHQKQSMTVFLETNKFNHLPLRLIKANPEEGLPDIVKSMGASILVLGACKRTALSRYWSGSTVDVLLANPPCDLLLVSK from the coding sequence ATGGGTTCAACCAATCTACTAACTAAAGTTTGCGCTAAACCATCTAGACGAGTTTTGCTGAAGGCGATTCATTTTGCACATGCCTCTACTCAATCCTTAAACATATACGCAGAAGATTATCGTCGTAGTGAAGAGCACACTTTCTTAGAATACCTAATCACACCCAAAGAAAGCGGCGCCCGATACAATGACTTTTTCATGCAATGGTGTCGTTCAATATTAGAAACAATAGAAGAGATTCACTCTGAACTAGAACTACCTATGATAGAAGTTAACTTTAACCTACTAGCGGGCAATAGTTGGGAACATGAATTGACTAAAGAACATCAGAATAACACTGGTTTCTTTCTTATTGATTATTCTAAAGGAATTGTTGCACTCCAACTGCTTAGGGAGTTATCTCGTCAAGGCCGCGATATATTATTACTCACAGATATAAAATGGCCACAACCACTGAAAGTGGCTTCCGCCATCGATCCGCTTCACCGTAGCGATAAAAACGCAGAAATAGATAAGGAAATTATTGTTCGAAGCTTAGAGCTAAGTAAACGATTAAAAGCCAATATGTCACTCGTTTACTGTCAGTACGTTGCCCCATACTTATATCGATACTCTAAGGACATTCTGAAACACCAAAAACAATCGATGACCGTTTTTCTTGAGACTAACAAATTTAATCACCTACCACTTCGATTAATAAAAGCGAACCCAGAAGAAGGTCTGCCAGACATTGTTAAATCAATGGGAGCTTCAATTCTAGTGCTAGGAGCTTGCAAGCGGACGGCTCTATCTCGTTACTGGTCAGGAAGTACCGTAGATGTGTTATTAGCAAACCCACCTTGTGACCTACTACTGGTTAGTAAGTAA
- a CDS encoding DUF4156 domain-containing protein, whose translation MKKELIALAMSGALLGCTTPTSLPHSDADKVQMDYHGVINIEQCEYKGEVTGSEGHWYSYLFFQNDTLIQGAMNELKSNAIELGADTVIFTLPQDFSTSVTMLGTAYLCQ comes from the coding sequence ATGAAAAAGGAATTAATCGCTTTAGCTATGAGTGGTGCATTGCTAGGTTGCACGACACCAACATCACTACCTCATAGCGACGCTGACAAAGTGCAAATGGATTACCACGGTGTGATTAATATCGAGCAATGCGAGTATAAAGGGGAAGTCACTGGCAGCGAAGGCCATTGGTACAGCTACCTATTTTTCCAAAATGACACTCTGATTCAAGGCGCGATGAATGAGCTCAAGTCCAATGCTATTGAGTTAGGCGCAGACACCGTCATATTTACCCTTCCCCAAGACTTTAGTACTTCCGTCACTATGCTTGGCACAGCCTATCTGTGTCAGTAA
- the bamC gene encoding outer membrane protein assembly factor BamC, producing MKYSHQLVIGSLAVFVLTACSGSPTQRRQAKDDFEYLETPEFSQWQLPEDAQPQFYPNFDIPSGEFSGGTGREVDIRPPQQVLELIPGARTERQNGEVTLWLLRAEEADRVWQTAVDMLAQRGIGIREQSENEIETDWVTWVSEDEEVEIGSRYSISRFQANNRHGFKINLIDWREGTEEKPVTATNKERYNAFLTNLVMAKYDENLRAEAALKAQELVKRIPISMGADRSGFPVIIARTPYNVLWQRLPSLLPTMGFDLEERNQSQGTVKAKYAAPDDEFWEEIGLQPIDLAPGTYTFLFGDLGNRTSINVTDTSGKPVEEELLKSMVPVLAHVADQTKDDNETNAE from the coding sequence ATGAAGTATTCTCACCAGCTAGTGATTGGGTCACTGGCTGTTTTTGTTCTTACAGCATGTTCTGGCAGTCCGACTCAACGTCGGCAGGCCAAAGATGATTTCGAATACTTAGAAACACCTGAGTTTTCACAATGGCAATTGCCAGAAGATGCTCAGCCTCAGTTCTACCCAAATTTTGACATTCCAAGCGGCGAATTTAGTGGTGGTACAGGTCGTGAAGTGGATATTCGTCCACCGCAACAAGTACTTGAGCTGATACCTGGTGCTCGTACTGAGCGTCAAAATGGTGAAGTAACACTATGGCTCCTTCGTGCTGAAGAAGCAGACCGAGTGTGGCAAACGGCAGTAGACATGCTAGCTCAGCGTGGGATTGGCATTCGTGAACAGTCAGAGAATGAGATTGAGACCGATTGGGTAACTTGGGTTTCTGAAGATGAAGAAGTAGAGATTGGCAGCCGTTACTCTATCTCTCGTTTCCAAGCAAACAACCGCCATGGCTTCAAGATTAACCTCATTGATTGGCGTGAAGGTACTGAAGAGAAGCCGGTAACAGCAACCAATAAAGAGCGCTATAACGCGTTCCTGACCAACTTGGTCATGGCTAAATACGATGAAAATCTTCGTGCAGAAGCAGCGCTGAAAGCACAAGAGTTGGTGAAGCGTATTCCAATCTCAATGGGTGCTGACCGCAGTGGCTTCCCTGTGATCATTGCTCGTACACCATATAATGTATTGTGGCAGCGTTTGCCTAGTTTGTTGCCTACGATGGGCTTTGATCTTGAAGAGCGTAACCAATCTCAAGGTACGGTGAAGGCGAAGTACGCCGCGCCAGATGATGAATTCTGGGAAGAGATTGGCCTACAACCTATCGATTTAGCGCCAGGTACTTACACCTTCTTATTTGGTGATCTTGGTAACCGTACGTCGATCAACGTAACGGATACATCAGGTAAGCCAGTAGAAGAAGAGCTACTTAAATCAATGGTACCGGTACTAGCACACGTTGCTGACCAAACCAAAGATGACAATGAGACGAATGCTGAATGA
- a CDS encoding DUF2897 family protein, producing the protein MLEWLTNPWVIIIIVVSVVVGNIAALKQTANMDLTGRGKTERDLDKLNHLEKQNQEKDQKEESSDNKDA; encoded by the coding sequence ATGTTGGAATGGCTTACAAACCCTTGGGTTATCATCATCATCGTGGTTAGCGTCGTGGTGGGTAATATCGCAGCTCTTAAACAGACCGCCAATATGGACCTGACAGGTCGTGGTAAAACAGAGCGAGATTTAGATAAGCTCAATCACTTAGAAAAGCAGAATCAAGAGAAGGATCAAAAAGAAGAGTCATCGGATAACAAAGACGCTTAA
- a CDS encoding winged helix-turn-helix domain-containing protein, with translation MELSPVFARRLYLALLVESLDRPNVPKLIEKTGWPRRTIQDVLKALPGIGIELMFVQDGRRHNDGYYQLSDWGPFDSQWVLERKGDIEISLGFSA, from the coding sequence ATGGAGTTGAGTCCTGTTTTTGCAAGGCGGCTATATTTAGCATTGTTAGTGGAAAGCCTTGATAGGCCAAATGTGCCTAAACTCATCGAAAAAACGGGGTGGCCTCGTCGTACGATTCAAGATGTACTCAAGGCGTTACCGGGGATCGGTATCGAACTTATGTTTGTTCAAGATGGGCGACGTCATAATGATGGCTATTACCAGTTATCCGACTGGGGACCATTTGATAGTCAGTGGGTTTTAGAGCGTAAAGGCGATATAGAAATAAGCCTTGGATTTAGTGCATAA
- a CDS encoding succinylglutamate desuccinylase/aspartoacylase family protein → MKIALPVAKLYTDGEVSLPVYIMRAKLDGPTIFISAAVHGDELNGIEIVHRIINMKRFKVLRGSIIFAPMVNVHGVIHQSRYLPDRRDLNRSFPGSPKGSLAARVANIFRTEIIEKCQYGIDLHTGAIHRTNLPQIRANVEDEATAELAKAFGAPLVLHSKEIDGSLRDCAASSNTKVLVYEGGEALRFDEASIRMGTRGVIRVLRHLNMISKGRRPRRDAPEPVIARGSQWVRGSASGIVKHKYHLGDYVKKGDQLATISSAYGEELAVIIAPRTGVIIGKQNIPLIQEGEAMYHIAYFDEDEEMIAQQMDKLSEDVASREIKDDL, encoded by the coding sequence ATGAAAATAGCGCTTCCTGTAGCTAAGTTATATACAGATGGAGAGGTTTCTCTGCCTGTTTACATTATGAGAGCGAAGCTAGATGGGCCTACAATATTTATTAGTGCCGCGGTGCATGGCGATGAACTGAATGGTATCGAAATTGTTCACAGAATCATCAACATGAAACGTTTTAAAGTACTTCGCGGGTCAATTATCTTTGCTCCTATGGTAAACGTTCATGGCGTTATACATCAAAGTCGATATTTGCCAGACCGCCGAGACTTAAATCGCAGTTTTCCTGGGTCTCCTAAAGGCTCTCTGGCGGCAAGAGTCGCTAACATTTTTAGAACCGAAATTATCGAAAAGTGCCAGTACGGAATTGATTTGCATACGGGAGCGATTCATCGAACCAACTTGCCTCAAATTCGGGCTAATGTGGAGGATGAGGCAACCGCAGAACTGGCCAAGGCTTTTGGCGCACCTTTGGTACTGCATTCGAAAGAGATTGATGGATCATTGCGTGATTGTGCAGCGAGCTCTAATACGAAAGTACTTGTGTACGAGGGAGGTGAGGCGCTGCGTTTTGATGAGGCATCCATTCGAATGGGCACGAGAGGAGTCATACGTGTCTTGCGTCATCTTAATATGATTAGTAAAGGCCGCCGCCCGAGACGTGACGCGCCTGAACCTGTGATCGCCCGAGGTAGTCAATGGGTGCGAGGAAGCGCCAGCGGTATTGTCAAACATAAGTATCACCTGGGGGATTATGTAAAGAAAGGTGATCAACTGGCCACCATTAGTAGTGCTTATGGAGAAGAGTTGGCTGTGATTATAGCACCTCGTACCGGTGTCATTATCGGGAAGCAAAACATTCCTTTGATTCAGGAGGGCGAAGCTATGTACCACATCGCTTATTTTGATGAAGATGAAGAAATGATAGCCCAGCAGATGGATAAGTTATCTGAGGATGTGGCCTCGAGAGAAATTAAAGATGACTTGTGA